The sequence below is a genomic window from Lolium perenne isolate Kyuss_39 chromosome 4, Kyuss_2.0, whole genome shotgun sequence.
caaagggatcaaaagaaaaaggaagtagcaagaaatcagggggtcaaaaaaatccaagaatagaattttttttggttcatagaggatgacatgcgggactcatgatcctgcatcgtaaacggctcgatcggagagcgttgaacgagatggcgcgatcgagaaaaaaaacaatgccagagaggctgccatctgggccctacatccctcgtcggtgcggatttgcgttggagaacccgagaattcgagatgcaccacgtcccgggccaccatacgcaacgttttggccgttttcgtcgggctaggtggcctcaaaaacgagaaaaaaaacgttttgacatgcacaacggagagaccaaaaatcgtcggccatggtgcaccagcaaccacggcgcgacttcaacttcatcggccatggcaacttttcttgtagtgcaagattcaaaataaagttgatggttaTATTTTGAAAAAAAAGTCGATGGTTACATCAACTAGTACAAGTAATACCATTATTATTTGTACCTGGTTCGTCGTGAGCTACTAAATTAACTGCCTGCTATCAGTTCATTCACTACCCTCTATGTGATCCCTGCTACGTATTTTAAGTCCGTGAACGCGTTGATTAGCGTTCCATGCACAACAAAGTTCAGATTATAATTCCTTTATGGTTTATTACTAGCCATGACAGTAAAatgctgctattatttagttcatggccaatttaagTAATTgagcatgttggtttgcattaccTGCTCTATAGTTGTTGACATTATAACTACTATCTGGTTCATTCTTTGTTACAGAAGTAAGTGCCTTCTATTATGTAGTAGTTCATGTCAATTTGGAAGTAACTGAACATGTTGGTGTTCTTTTGCTGCACTACAAATGATACAACTATGGAATCATTCTGGTTTGTCATAAACCAGGCCAGTACTGCTGCTCTGGTTCAAGTATGTGTACCTTTCGTATTGCTATAGGCCtgtgtgtgtgtatatatgcATGAACACACATTCTTGAGAGGTTCCAGCCACATATATAGTGTAATATGTAGCCCATCGCTCACTATTTTCGGTGTTTAATGCATGAATACCACTGGGATGAAGGGAGTACATACATATTGTTTATCATGCTGGAACTCGTATGTGCATGACTGATCATGTCTTGATGCAGAGTAACAAAAAACTCTCTTTATAAATAAGGGCAACATCGAACATCTACAACAAGTGTATCAACATGGTGAGCTGCATGGGACTtgacagtagtaagtctattGTTTTATTCTAACGTGCTTGGTTATATAAGCCACAAAATATTTCGATTGCTTGTTTATCTTGCACTATCTCAACTGCTTAATGATTACAAAATCACATTTTTTTATCTTGGTATAGATTATACACATCAAAAGGAAGCTCACAGCTTATTATTTGCCATCTGTCCACGTTAAAATGTTTTGGCTGTtgctatgcggcatgcactctttattTGCTTATTGGTAGTCTATATTAGCCCCATACCGATAGACTATCTGTgcccattacaatgatcttgttataacgaggaaatggtgagttccaaattctttggcaaacaacattatagtgtctttgcctttccattgttgttgtcttaacttgtaatgtctttgtttcagatatagattGTACCCGGACAACATAAAAGATTGTTGAAtctcttcattgtattgctaggtttaattaccattcaatttctctgggttctgtaatattttttcaaagccttgcaactgatgtaatatttagttagtttctatagttctttcgcgcattcttTCTATGGtgattgtggtaagtgaggctatccgacaaaaatcatgtgctgcgtaaatattctcagtatctttcTATGTTCTGCacaatctaaatcacaaattcccttcCCTTCAattgcccaattaagcgaaatcacatatgggccgacccgcaaaatcctaaagcgcctaacaAGCTGGCATATAAACAAGAACTAATCGGGCTagctcacttacttattgggccagccaacttgctttaatgtggaccccactcacTAACTGGGTCGGCCCctgtaacaggaaagtgggccccacgtgcttattgggccagcccattttttGGTAACTTGGCCgacccgttaacaggaaagtgggccccacaagcttattgggatgGCCCACtaccttgttgggccagcccacctgctttatggtggaccccacttactaactgggccggctcGTTAGCACGATAGTGGGCCCCACATGCTTATTGGTTCGGCCCACTAACCTAGTGGGCCAacccacttgctttatggtgggccccacttactaactgggccggccggtTAACATGAAATgtgggccccacctgcttattgggccggcccactaacttgttgggccagcccacttggtatatgatggaccccacatattaaCTGGACCGGCCCgtcaacaggaaagtgggcccaccTGGtttttgggctggcccactaacttgttgggctagcccacttgctctattgtggaccccacttactaaatgggctggcccgataacaggaaagtgggacccacatgctaaattaggccggcccactaacttcttgggccagcccacttgctttatggtggaccccacttgttaaatgggccggcctggtaagaggaaagtgggcttcacatgcttagtgggccgggccgtttgcctgttgaccggtcaaacgaaggcattcggcccagcccacgtgcttagtgggccggcccatttaagttttgactagtcaaccttagaggttaggcccggcccacgtacccAATAGACCAGCCCAGCTAGATAGTTgatcggtcaaactaagtcagctggcccgtctcgcaaactaaatgggccgacccgcttaaggcgtggcaggcctcgtgtgggcctaccatctaccacggggtttcagccggttaacggcgtctgccacgtgtcagtttgcatgacgtcagtagtcaacgggctcccgaaaacacttctgcaacggtccaattttccgtggcggaagggtgcCCGAACGCGATGAACCGAAAAaatgtggtaggactttgcctgacgcagtttcgactacAGAAGCCATattgtcgggttaggcccataggcgacgaaaaagggGCCATACCTGACGAAAATTGGACGTTgagtatcagaacttttcttgtagtgtggtgTTCCTCCAGTCCTTGTGAGAAAACTTCAACACACACTTTTCTTCCCATTCTTTTCTATGCGGTGGCATTAGTGGTATAAGAATATTATGCTTGATGCCATTTTATTCAAAGATAAAATTATTCCTTTATGTACCAGTGATCCATAAAGTTATACACATAGAAAATCAAAATATTCAAGAGAAATCATTTTGGAACTCAAAAGAACGGTGCAAACATTAAGAGGCGGAATGTGTCAAAAAAATTGGCAGCAACAAAACTGATTTTTTCGACCACTTAGGCATGTCCGGAATTTTAGACAATTTTTTCATATATATAGTATAAAAAATTGCAGCTACTATGAATTTATAAATATTTTAGGAGtgacaaaaaaacagaaaaattgtGCACTATAAATAAAGTGCAACGCAGAAATCAACAACTCCCACTTTGTTTCACAACTTCAAAACATCTAAATGGGTAAAAACTTGGTACTTTATTTAAAAACCAGAGAGTAAAAAAAATAAAACTTCTTGAAACAGCAAGAatgcaaaataaaaaccaaacatAAAAACATCCAGGGTTGCCTCCCGtaaagcgctttctttatagccatatagctaGGATTACTTACTTGATTTAAGTGGTATGGAAATCATGTGGTAGCTTGAATCTTGGTGCTACCTCCTTCTTCCTTGGAAAGTGCTCCATACACTTCTTATGTGGGAATTGAAATTTAACTTTCCCCTCTTTTGAATCAATAATAGCCCTTGTAGTTCTCGAAAAGGGTCTACCAAGAATTATAGGACTAGAGGTATTGCTACCCATGTCCATGGCAATATATCCACAGGTACATTTTTCATATGTAATTCAACCATAACATTATTAACTCTTCCTAATGATTTTTTAGTTTAATCATCAGAAATTACAAGATCTATAGAGCATTTTTCCATATTATTAAGATTTATCAAATCATATAGCTCTTTAGATAAAACAGAGACACTAGATCCTAAATCTAGAATAGCATGATGTGTCTATTTGTCTATATCAATTAATATCTTGGGGATCcaagcatccccaagattaggtgGTATCATACCTTCATTGTTATACAGTTCTATCTTTTCTGTGATAACTTAATTAGCAATATAAGAGCCAAAACCAACTTGATGAACATTTATAGTAGGATCTTTAGAAAACTTCTCAAGAATATCAATTAGTTCATGCAAGCTACATTTGTCAAGATCTAGCAATGGCTCTCTTATTTCACTAAGCATTTTTTTActtcttctattttattttccctACTATATAAATTGAAAATTTCATATCTATCATCGAAGACATCTTCAGGAACTTCAGCTTTTCCTAAACTTTTCATAATTTTAACTTCTGAATGCAAACCATCTAACAAAACGTAAGCATGTGTGGCTGGTAAATTCATGAGGGTGCCCCCACATTCTTTATCCAAATATTTCTTAGATGTGTTAGTTAGCCCACTATAGAATATAAACATAAGCATCCAATCTCTTAGGAAATGCTTAGTTCCATAGGGAAGTCCCCTAAATCTCTCCCAAGCTCTTACTAGCAATTCATCTTCAGTTTCCTTAAAGGAAATAGTAATTTCTCTAAGGTGAGTTACTATTTTTGAAGAACCAAATCTCTCTACAAAAACAACTTTAAAATTGAACTGACCAGCAAGTGAATAAGGGAAAAGCTTCACCTTTATTATATTATTATTAGTGTTGCTTATCTTAAGAGCCTTGCATTTTTCATTGAATCTATTTAGATACACCATAGGACAATCATTTGGTTTTCCATAAAAACGATGTTCATAGATTGCGTTTACTATTGTAGGATCAATTTCAAATGGTTTTATAGGTATTCCATCATCTGTTGGAAAATTTCTCACACTAAAAGTTCAATGAGTTCTCTTTTCCATTTTTAAGTAGTAGTAGAATATGTATTTTTGTGTTTTAAAAGAGAACTAGAAAgtaaagactaaaaacaagacaaatAAAATACTTCTCAAAATCTAAAAGAGAAAGAAGAGCTCATAGCGGTGCAACCTTCCCAAGCTTGGGTGTCAGCTTTATGAAGATGATGACGGTGCCAGAAAAAAGTCTTGCGTAGTCACGTAGCAACCACTATGAGATAATTGTCcaattccccggcaacggcgccataaaatagtcttgatgacgttTGGACTCCAACtgcagagtgttgtgtcagcGAAGAAttcccccacaagggtgactcgaaggTTTATATCAAACTCTCGGGTAATTGGGAAAGATTCGTCTCCTTTCCTCTctttctagcaatcctgcaaagtaAGATGCCTTGTGTCCCCGACTACACCGTGTGGTTATCAAGCATAAGGTTTCGTATTAGTAATAATAAATAAAAGAGGTAACACAAGTAAAGTAAACAaaacaaataaagtaaactaagtaaatGCGGTAAAGAGATAGTTGGTTTTGAGTTTTGTGTGAAATTAAGTGaactaaatatttttgtattttcggattaaaatattgctgcaaatagaaaataagataaatgcaatggaaaggtgtttcttatgattaaaattggaccggggttcatgggttcatttTTCTACTTCTCTTGAAAGTTGTAGTGCAtaataacaattcatcaatgagataataTTGGTGGAACTTCAGTACGTGTTTGATAAGCATTCGTATGGGAATCACGTCCTAACatggagatgatgcaacacatctctcttacactccacaagaaagggaaaactccatgcaatcttgtattaagaattaacatagaatatccataagtactttgacatgatgtttgaatatcaaatatgctaccttgaacaaacaagatcatcatttTTGTCACGTGATGAACATAGCACGTGCATTCacattatccctagtgaggtggcaaaagaaaaggaaaagccataatagatcatgaatttgttgtcactatccaatcactaaaaccatgctactccatctaacacacacatctccccacacatgttcttgcatacaagttggatcataACCAATTCTTAAGAACATGGTACATAATATACatatatcaatacatcttacacataatagttTCCAATCTCATATCACAAGTTCACAACATCacagaataaagatccaccacataggaattacatatatgaccataatcatgttgggcagctcatatggtactaagatctatgaaaaacaaaagagaaatagatcaagctactgccacaaacccatagtccagaggtgtactactcccccttgatcatggtgttgatgaggaagacgttggagaaggtggagatccctcccgtGGCGGCTCCAATGGAGTTTCCCCTCCAATGTTTGCCGCTGCAGCCTCTATTTTTGTGTTTCTGCGACGCTCCCTGGCAGAAACCTTCAGGGCTCTTAAATATAGGGGTTTTAGGGCTAAAGAAGTCGGTTCGCGAAAGAATCAAGCGATTTGGATGATCAACGGCGAAAAGAGCCTGGGTGGCGTGCCCCCCTACTGGGCGGGCCATCTACTCTCTTTTGGGCCTCCAGGCCCCTCTCATGAGATCCAGGTGCTTCTCTTGATGAAAAAATGGCGTCCCCAAAATCCtagctcaatttgactccgtataggtctctaaaagtaaaaaatacacaaaatagaGTTTTCATGTTGTGcagagttataacccaaataaaggtgattattggtaaatccccataaatcaatataaaacatggaactatcatcatatatgttacacgtatgtgggaatatgtgttagtaaagtagaaagttcatgtatgcattttacatgcatcagatcCTAACTGCCGCTGGCAAGGCATTAACTCACTGCGGCGAACGAGGCGATAACTACGCAGGCACTTGAGTACCTGTCGTAGTGATTTGAACACTCGATAGgccaacagtgcgcatgtctctgacatgaGAAAGTTCCAAAAAATTCCTCTGCATCTTGAGGCAAGTGGCGAACATGCGTCGTATGAAATTCAAAATGGCCAAGTGAAGGATAATTACAATGTCGGCAAGATGTTGAAACCGAGATAACCTTTGGGTTTACCAGATTAAATTCGGTTCTGACAAAAAAAACCCGCAATCAAGCTGCCGAGATAAGTTGGCAAGGAGTTGCCGACATATAATTTGAAACCAAGATAATTAACTCGGTACAAAGTGTAAAGTTGAGTTTGGTTGGGGAACCTCCCTTCTAGCTGGCGCCTCAGGACCACACTAgtttcggggactaatgtcgggggaTGGCCCCTAGTTGGCTAAGGGTATGGCCTAAATGGCCGGACTAACTCTATGGAACCGACTTACTAAGGTAAGTCAGGCAACTTTGTTTGCAGGTAAAGGTCATGTTGACCGGGTTGGTATGCGGACATAGGGTACCGACATACCAATGTCGGTGCTCCAAGGCCGACAAGTTTGAACTCGGCCTAACTCGATTGGCATGAAAGGTGTCAAGGATGAATAACCAACATAGCTTTTCGGAGTAGGCATAGGGGTCCGGCATAGGGACAATGGTCATATGCCTGGTCCGAAAGTCAGCGCTCGAATCACATCCCTATAATCACGCAACAATTCAGGTGAATCTCATCATGACACAAGGCAAGTCGCTACATTCCAACAACAGGGCTGACCATGTCGCCGACGAGAGGTACAGTGGTCAGCGACGTGGTGACATAAGGCCAAGTCACTTCTCagtgtacttgggacaagatggaGACTCCCAGATAGGAGTAGCTGTAGACTTGGATCCACAAAACATGGCTTTTATCCCATGCTAGAGTTTCTCCCTTGTAACAACCTGCCCCCCCACTATATAAGAGGGTGCAGGACCTCCACAGCAGGGTTTGggctctcttcttcttcctcctctcgcatacagctcaaggagcaccattgtagtgGTATTTTACctcgagagatatacaatttagaCAAGCATGAGTAGGGGTTTACCTCCTCACGAGGGCCTTGAACCTGGGTAGATCATTGTGTTCGTGTGTGTTTGCTAGTTCACCTTTCCTTCTTCGGATCCATCGGCGTacatcggccccaacttaagcctacCCATAGCATTGTATGTTCACCACAACGAAGCAGACCTTTTGTGTTGGTTTTcaacattttttcgataaaggaaatatattaatatcaagaagataccaattacacccagcctctgcaacaacgcaccaccctaacagcactaaggatgcacacagccaaaaacaagaaaagaaaactaagaaacaaaagtccctctacagtatctcgggcctaacaacaacaatacatccaccgccaagacaacacctgaattacagactctccaaaaacgacgcctccaagaagggaacagtgctcaaacaccatcgtcgcccgatcaaagatcttaggttttcaccctgaagatagtccccgctctcaaaacaatgcatccaccaaggtcattgccgggcacaaccaattaaggccagaccttggattttcaccctgaaaggtaggactctgcacttcacctgtgttgtcgcccccactttcataccactgatgtgaagcccggaacaccaagcaagtccctcaacagcgcggagacttgaatctcccttagctagtcctcccctccggccttcatgaaattctcttcttccgactttcatcatggatccatagtcacttgatgtcaacacagaaaaagagcttcgcgccgctccctccagaaccaatcggtcggaataaaaacatgggtgcgcacgaccgaatacctccgatccagcaaactccaggcaaagcactgttacattcgccggcggagccttcctgaACTCAATcccccggccagatcacgagttcaggcctccggtaggtcctcctcttcacgcaagagaggccctaggaccgccgccgtctttattcaggtcggacccccacgtcggtgaCCATCCCATGCTGGCGAAACCAAccatccaccggcgacaccatcgccggcttccatgcacctccatctcgccgccgaatcgcggtgatagatcaaaagatccaccaccaccaaccgcaggccgaccctctccggcgaagaagagggccacctcctccgtcgaacccaaggctgctgccttgggcgccctcgtgtcgcggaagaagcccgagatcgtctccacgcaccgacgagaggcgggggggagggcatggcgcagaccgagggcctggccgccgcccaccaccaagcCCTGCCGGTATGCTGCGGGTGGAAGcctaggggaggggaggggaaccgcagcgcaagagccgccgccgcccatcaccaTTCGCGCTAGGCCGCCGCCGTATGCGTCGAGGAGGGGAGAGCCCGTCCGCCGTCCTCCAGGACGGCGAGGAaagtcccccgccgccgccacgccccgtgggtctttgccccggtggcgctaccggcggcggctgTTAGGGTTGGGGGAGGGGGTCGGGAGAGGAGGGGGTTGGGGGAGGGCTGCCCGTCGACAAGTCTGCTTAGACGTGCATCTGTAGGATTTTCAACATGATACTGGAATGGAAGGAAGGAATGGaatcaattcttttggacttccaAAAGGAGTTAAATTTGTCGAAATCGAACCCGCAAGATCACACGGCTCATGAGTCATGCTGGTTGCACCTGCACGCACATAGTATACCGCCGCATATTCTCCCCGTCGATCGCAAACCCATCGCGTGTCCGATCATTTCCTTGGAGCGGCGGTGGGGTCCCTCCGCCCCGCTCGCTGCGCGCGGCGTCACTGTTCCACCCAATCCGCACCCAAATCTCGCGTCGGCGTCCCCACGAAGAAAaaaaagcagcagcagcagccgccgccgcgcGCAGCACACGGTCCGCACGCCGCTTCGCGCGTTCGCCAGCCGCCGGTGCGGCGGAAGAGGGGCCAGGGATTCCCAGCTCAGCTCAGCTCAGCTCGCGAAGCCCTGGAGCCGCGGCCTTCGCCCGAGCCCCCCACCCCGCTGCTCCCCCTACCATGCTCGTCCCCGCCCGCGACGACCTCCCGTGCACTCGCCCCCAGCTCCCAGCCCCGCATGACGAGCCGCGACAAGGCCGGCTGCCCCACGGCCACGCTGCCGCTCGACCGCTTCCTGGCCTCGCTCGCCGCCAACGTGGAGCAGCTCGGCAAGCGGTGGGAGATCGCCGTCTGCGACCGGAGGGCGAAGGAAATCAGGAGGAAGGCGGAGATGGCGCCGGCGGTAGAGCTGCACACGCCGCTCTTCTACGCCACCTGCGCCCTCGGCGGGGTCCTCAGCACCGGCCTCACCCACCTCGCCGTCACGCCGCTCGACCTCGTCAAGTGCAATATGCAGGTATCCGACAGATGCTCCCTTTGTTGCTGTGTCCCAATCATTTCTTCCTCACCACAAATATCCAATGGAATTGCTTGCGTCAATGCCAGGTTGACCCTAACAAGTACAGGGACATCTCATCCGGCTTCGGGGTACTGCTCCAAGAGCAAGGTCTTGGTGGGTTCTTCAAAGGCTGGATGGCCACGCTGGTTGGGTACAGTAGTCAGGGCGCCTGCAAGTTTGGGTTCTACGAGTACTTCAAGAAGTGCTACTCGGACATCGCTGGCCCTGAGAATGCTGACAGGTTGAAAACCGTGATCTACCTTGCCGCATCCGCGTCGGCTGAGGTGATTGCAGATATAGCTCTCTGCCCCATGGAGGCCGTCAAGGTTCGGATCCAGACACAGCCGGGGTTTGCTCGATGCCTGACCGATGGGCTCCCGAAGCTTGTCCAGTCCGAAGGTGCCTTTGGGTATAGATACTACATATCTTCTATTGATTGTTATTGTGTTAAAATTAGTTCCATTTAAGGTACTTCAGAACACCCTTTAACGCTGTGTGGTAATTTCAGGCTTTACAAGGGATTACTTCCTCTCTGGGGCCGCCAGATTCCTTGTGAGTCAAACTGATAACCATCTATCTTTTCCCATTGTATGTGTATATGCTAAGGGTTAAATATAGTAGTACATACTAATGGGAAAAAGCTATAGCAGCAGTGCTGAACGTTTGATACCAGAATCTTCTATGAGCTATTTTCAGGCTCAAGCAATTTTAGAGTCTATGATATTGTGTGCAGAGAATATTTGAGAGTGCTATAGGACGGAAATGGTTTCAGAATGCCTACAAAACTGAGCTAGCCAAATGCTGGTGCTGATTTTCTATAAATCAAC
It includes:
- the LOC127296118 gene encoding mitochondrial phosphate carrier protein 3, mitochondrial; this translates as MTSRDKAGCPTATLPLDRFLASLAANVEQLGKRWEIAVCDRRAKEIRRKAEMAPAVELHTPLFYATCALGGVLSTGLTHLAVTPLDLVKCNMQVDPNKYRDISSGFGVLLQEQGLGGFFKGWMATLVGYSSQGACKFGFYEYFKKCYSDIAGPENADRLKTVIYLAASASAEVIADIALCPMEAVKVRIQTQPGFARCLTDGLPKLVQSEGAFGLYKGLLPLWGRQIPYTMMKFACFETIVEMVYKHAVPKPKDECSKPLQLAVSFAGGYIAGVLCAAVSHPADNLVSFLNNAKGATVADAITTLGLWGLFTRGLPLRIIMVGTLTGAQWATYDAFKVFVGLPTSGGVSSSYHATSNLRQVDHEKQN